The DNA segment ATGCCGTGTCAGGCGGGTTTCGATCCAGGCCCAGAGATTGCGCAGCAGTTCCACCATGATCAGGTAGAGGACGGCGGCCCAGAGGTACATCTGGAAATCATAGGTGCGGGAAAAGGCGCGGCGGGTTTCGCCCATCAGGTCGAAGACGGTGACGATCGCGACGATGGCCGAGCCCTTGATCATCAGGATGATCTCGTTGCCATAGGGCCGAAGGGCGACGATCATCGCTTGCGGCAGGATGATCTTGAAGAAGGCAACGCCTTTGGGCAGGCCAAGGGCGGCGGCGCCTTCATGCTGGCCGCGCGGCACGCTTTCGATGGCGCCGCGCAGGATTTCGGCCTGGTAGGCGGCGGTGTTCAGCGTGAAGGTGAAGAGTGCGCAGAACCAGGCATCCTTGAACAGCGACCAGAGCCCGACGGCCTCCAGATAGGGCCGGAAACTGCCCAGGCCGTAATAGACGAGGAAGAGCTGGGTGATCAGCGGCGTGCCACGGAAAAAATAGACATAGCCATAGGCGATCCAGGACAGAACCTTGTTTTTGGTCATCCGGCCATAGGCGATCGGCAGCGAAAGGATTGCGCCCAGCACGATCGAAATGCTGACCAGCGTCAGCGTGACGCGCAAGCCGGACAGGAAGCTCGGGCCGTATTTGGCGAATTTTTCAGGGCTCCAGGAATCGACGACGAACAGGAAGATGCCGACGGAGACAGCCAGCCAAACGCCGAGCAGGGCGCGGCCAAGCAGGCGGCTGAACGTGTAACGCCTTACCGCTTCCGGCGGTGGCGGCAGGGCAGGCAGCATGGTTTCGGCATGGCTCATCGGGCAACCTCCGCACGTTTGGTCCAGCGTTCGAGCGCCGAGAAGACGAACGACGATACCATCGCCAGGATGAGGAAGAGGAG comes from the Pararhizobium qamdonense genome and includes:
- a CDS encoding ABC transporter permease, which gives rise to MSHAETMLPALPPPPEAVRRYTFSRLLGRALLGVWLAVSVGIFLFVVDSWSPEKFAKYGPSFLSGLRVTLTLVSISIVLGAILSLPIAYGRMTKNKVLSWIAYGYVYFFRGTPLITQLFLVYYGLGSFRPYLEAVGLWSLFKDAWFCALFTFTLNTAAYQAEILRGAIESVPRGQHEGAAALGLPKGVAFFKIILPQAMIVALRPYGNEIILMIKGSAIVAIVTVFDLMGETRRAFSRTYDFQMYLWAAVLYLIMVELLRNLWAWIETRLTRHLKR